The Corvus moneduloides isolate bCorMon1 chromosome 1, bCorMon1.pri, whole genome shotgun sequence nucleotide sequence TACCCATGCTTAGCACTTTCTCTGGCAAAGGTAACATTGCAATGTCATCTACTGATGATGAAAACTGAAGAGCAAAGTGACTTTGTGAGTCATCCTTTAATTCTACCCCACTAATGTTTGAAAATTTCTCTGAATCATGCATTTGTTCCTGGGTTTTCTTAGACTGCACTCTTTCTAAAAGTAACTTGGCTGTCATTgactttctttttccacataTGTCTTTTGCCAGGTTTTTGGAAGAGCAGGTGGCAAAGTTTTTGGACTGACTATTCACATTCAGGGAGTTGTAATGTGCAGTTTCAGCTTTTCCTGGTTCAGCATTACAACCTCTCTCAGCATCCTCCTTTGTTTTGTTGTCACAGTAGTCAGTCTCTTTTGAGAAGGATCCTGAACTGCTGCCTCTTGATATTCTGCTGCTAGATGATCTTTCACTGCTTCTTGAATCACTGGTGGAACCACTTTTGGATTTGTGGTAGCTGCTACTCCTACTATGTGCTTTGCCAAAATGCTGATGTCTACTTCTGCTGTGTTTAGATCTGTCTCTGATTCGTAAAACTTTATGTCTTGAACATCTTTGATATTTAATTGTGCCCCTCTGAGTACAGTTTCTAGTTCTGTGAATTCTACTATGACAAAGATAATCCTCGTCTGTGTCATCTGAAGTGAAAATACACTTGTGCTTTCTGTGTTTACATTTGTGCCTTTCATctgtcttgctttttcttttacaacAACAAAGCAAATGATTTCTGCCGTGATTGTTTGATGTGGGACTTGCGTAGCTCATGTAGCTACTCGTACTGCTAACTGAAGTGTCAGAATAGCTGGAATGTCTGCCACAGGAGGACTTTTGAGGAGATGGGAATCTCCAGCATCTCGTGTAACTTCCACATCCTTCATTATCTGAATACCTGCTGTTTGAACTGGATTTACAACTACAGAAACTTCCACTAGAGTATTTTCCACTGTCACTTatgtcactgctgcagctgaccACATCTTGAAGGGATCTGCAGTCATTTtggttttcagatttttcttcaggatcaattaaatgacattttgcagatttagattttttaatCCTAGacataaaagcagaaaaggaaatgctttcGTTTCTAATGTTCTGagtttttctttcacagctaTGGAAATGATGCTTTAAAGGTCTTCTCAGTGTTGTTGtataaagacttttttctgtCACGTAATCCTTTTGTGAGACATCAAAGTAAGCAGGCACTTTGGGtatattttcatgcaaataatCTGCAATGCATTTTTGAccattttcattaatttctttccctaTGTCTGACCCAGCTTTTTGCTTGGACTTTCTTGGGTTTAGGGAGCCTTTCATCTTCTTTGGTTTCAACAACTGATTATCTTGTTCATTTGAcatttgcttgtgttttatTAAACCTGAGGGTTCATTTTCATCCACAGTCTTATTTTTAGAGAGCACTTTACAgctttctttgtttgtttcatgCTGTTTACCATCTCTGTGATTTAAGGAGAGTCTGAAGTCAAAATACAATGGATTACAGCCATATGAAATACAGGGCTCAGTTTTTGTAAACAAAAGTAATTCTGTGGgccactgcagagcagtggtGCCATCTTTGCTCACTACATGGAGGAAAGGCAACCCCTGGGGCTTAACTTCTTTGACCATGGTCTCCTTCAGAAGTGTTTCCATATTTCCATCTGTGGTTTCTGAAGTCTCCAAagatctttctctttttatcacTCCAGGATCGTCATTAATGTTGCTTAAACAGGTCAGCTCAGGTGCTGGCTGTTGTGGGAGCTCAGATAACTGGTCAGGCAGGTGGGCATTGCTGTGCTTGTAGGTGTTCAGCTGTGTACAAAAATTGCTGGTTTGGCATGAAGATGAAATGGGAGTTTCTAAGAATTGTTCAGATTCATTCAGtttgttctctttctctgtttctctcagtgaagcagaaaaattcaaatttgaaagctgtattttgacTTTAGAATACAAAGGATTagctctgaatttttcttctgattccCTATCACTACTTTTATCATTTTCCTTTAGCATTTTAGGTTTTGCAGCTACATGACTTGATGCACTGTTATCCAAATCCATTTGGTCTTGTGTAATAGGTGACTCTTTATCCAAACTTGCTTTCAGGTGTTCCTCCAAAAGCGTGGCAGAATGACAGCCCTCAatagcttgcttttttttatggTTGGGGGGTTCACTACAATCATTTCCTT carries:
- the ZNF804B gene encoding zinc finger protein 804B isoform X1 gives rise to the protein MCSGCRRLQCILLLAALTRALDETGAGRSLLRFRPLLHAGFCSGGASTAAAEEPGCPPAPRPPAWGARMACYLVISSRHLSNGHYRGIKGVFRGPLCKKGARSPVTATSSPPPSLAPRTDYAEKEKAAAKALEDVKANFYCELCDKQYHKHQEFDNHINSYDHAHKQRLKDLKQREFARNVASKSWKDEKKQEKALKRLHQLAELRKQSECITGSGPLLKAPRLVLEKQQSPDGIFLYKGSKFTASSQRTITSEGQGFSKSILEKKQLIISRHHPPTERHHALGNHVSQMFPDSTSTSQRAGVSFSFSKKVPLKLESSASVFSENSEEGNDCSEPPNHKKKQAIEGCHSATLLEEHLKASLDKESPITQDQMDLDNSASSHVAAKPKMLKENDKSSDRESEEKFRANPLYSKVKIQLSNLNFSASLRETEKENKLNESEQFLETPISSSCQTSNFCTQLNTYKHSNAHLPDQLSELPQQPAPELTCLSNINDDPGVIKRERSLETSETTDGNMETLLKETMVKEVKPQGLPFLHVVSKDGTTALQWPTELLLFTKTEPCISYGCNPLYFDFRLSLNHRDGKQHETNKESCKVLSKNKTVDENEPSGLIKHKQMSNEQDNQLLKPKKMKGSLNPRKSKQKAGSDIGKEINENGQKCIADYLHENIPKVPAYFDVSQKDYVTEKSLYTTTLRRPLKHHFHSCERKTQNIRNESISFSAFMSRIKKSKSAKCHLIDPEEKSENQNDCRSLQDVVSCSSDISDSGKYSSGSFCSCKSSSNSRYSDNEGCGSYTRCWRFPSPQKSSCGRHSSYSDTSVSSTSSYMSYASPTSNNHGRNHLLCCCKRKSKTDERHKCKHRKHKCIFTSDDTDEDYLCHSRIHRTRNCTQRGTIKYQRCSRHKVLRIRDRSKHSRSRHQHFGKAHSRSSSYHKSKSGSTSDSRSSERSSSSRISRGSSSGSFSKETDYCDNKTKEDAERGCNAEPGKAETAHYNSLNVNSQSKNFATCSSKNLAKDICGKRKSMTAKLLLERVQSKKTQEQMHDSEKFSNISGVELKDDSQSHFALQFSSSVDDIAMLPLPEKVLSMGKNDMGHNEISLLENSVKKNSSEASDITNVTLSPGTDYDHCALKDIIQIETGYQSPSIKRNTAIKEQSNLFISEVQPFIQSCDPVPNDFPGAFPSNRYSAVANSTETKEELHDVNMDLNRAEGSSDSLCDNAMQKYGNTLNDLEVYSKSTSPPLTQQPITFTPEEVDKYRLLQLQAQQHMQKQLLAKHLKVLPAPGPAAFSATPAVPALPVQQQATVTTIHHTLLQRFAVSASVHPHGSHLSLAPLHPLSQAHFAPISLSPLAPALIPTYPALLTGHPLHLVSATPLHPSPLTFPALPHTAYIPALFAPHLNTATPSAIHPNHLVHPLFQGQEPHHYSCSIQTQQLPATKEVFSVSSYLN
- the ZNF804B gene encoding zinc finger protein 804B isoform X2; translated protein: MCSGCRRLQCILLLAALTRALDETGAGRSLLRFRPLLHAGFCSGGASTAAAEEPGCPPAPRPPAWGARMACYLVISSRHLSNGHYRGIKGVFRGPLCKKGARSPDYAEKEKAAAKALEDVKANFYCELCDKQYHKHQEFDNHINSYDHAHKQRLKDLKQREFARNVASKSWKDEKKQEKALKRLHQLAELRKQSECITGSGPLLKAPRLVLEKQQSPDGIFLYKGSKFTASSQRTITSEGQGFSKSILEKKQLIISRHHPPTERHHALGNHVSQMFPDSTSTSQRAGVSFSFSKKVPLKLESSASVFSENSEEGNDCSEPPNHKKKQAIEGCHSATLLEEHLKASLDKESPITQDQMDLDNSASSHVAAKPKMLKENDKSSDRESEEKFRANPLYSKVKIQLSNLNFSASLRETEKENKLNESEQFLETPISSSCQTSNFCTQLNTYKHSNAHLPDQLSELPQQPAPELTCLSNINDDPGVIKRERSLETSETTDGNMETLLKETMVKEVKPQGLPFLHVVSKDGTTALQWPTELLLFTKTEPCISYGCNPLYFDFRLSLNHRDGKQHETNKESCKVLSKNKTVDENEPSGLIKHKQMSNEQDNQLLKPKKMKGSLNPRKSKQKAGSDIGKEINENGQKCIADYLHENIPKVPAYFDVSQKDYVTEKSLYTTTLRRPLKHHFHSCERKTQNIRNESISFSAFMSRIKKSKSAKCHLIDPEEKSENQNDCRSLQDVVSCSSDISDSGKYSSGSFCSCKSSSNSRYSDNEGCGSYTRCWRFPSPQKSSCGRHSSYSDTSVSSTSSYMSYASPTSNNHGRNHLLCCCKRKSKTDERHKCKHRKHKCIFTSDDTDEDYLCHSRIHRTRNCTQRGTIKYQRCSRHKVLRIRDRSKHSRSRHQHFGKAHSRSSSYHKSKSGSTSDSRSSERSSSSRISRGSSSGSFSKETDYCDNKTKEDAERGCNAEPGKAETAHYNSLNVNSQSKNFATCSSKNLAKDICGKRKSMTAKLLLERVQSKKTQEQMHDSEKFSNISGVELKDDSQSHFALQFSSSVDDIAMLPLPEKVLSMGKNDMGHNEISLLENSVKKNSSEASDITNVTLSPGTDYDHCALKDIIQIETGYQSPSIKRNTAIKEQSNLFISEVQPFIQSCDPVPNDFPGAFPSNRYSAVANSTETKEELHDVNMDLNRAEGSSDSLCDNAMQKYGNTLNDLEVYSKSTSPPLTQQPITFTPEEVDKYRLLQLQAQQHMQKQLLAKHLKVLPAPGPAAFSATPAVPALPVQQQATVTTIHHTLLQRFAVSASVHPHGSHLSLAPLHPLSQAHFAPISLSPLAPALIPTYPALLTGHPLHLVSATPLHPSPLTFPALPHTAYIPALFAPHLNTATPSAIHPNHLVHPLFQGQEPHHYSCSIQTQQLPATKEVFSVSSYLN
- the ZNF804B gene encoding zinc finger protein 804B isoform X3 yields the protein MIQDYAEKEKAAAKALEDVKANFYCELCDKQYHKHQEFDNHINSYDHAHKQRLKDLKQREFARNVASKSWKDEKKQEKALKRLHQLAELRKQSECITGSGPLLKAPRLVLEKQQSPDGIFLYKGSKFTASSQRTITSEGQGFSKSILEKKQLIISRHHPPTERHHALGNHVSQMFPDSTSTSQRAGVSFSFSKKVPLKLESSASVFSENSEEGNDCSEPPNHKKKQAIEGCHSATLLEEHLKASLDKESPITQDQMDLDNSASSHVAAKPKMLKENDKSSDRESEEKFRANPLYSKVKIQLSNLNFSASLRETEKENKLNESEQFLETPISSSCQTSNFCTQLNTYKHSNAHLPDQLSELPQQPAPELTCLSNINDDPGVIKRERSLETSETTDGNMETLLKETMVKEVKPQGLPFLHVVSKDGTTALQWPTELLLFTKTEPCISYGCNPLYFDFRLSLNHRDGKQHETNKESCKVLSKNKTVDENEPSGLIKHKQMSNEQDNQLLKPKKMKGSLNPRKSKQKAGSDIGKEINENGQKCIADYLHENIPKVPAYFDVSQKDYVTEKSLYTTTLRRPLKHHFHSCERKTQNIRNESISFSAFMSRIKKSKSAKCHLIDPEEKSENQNDCRSLQDVVSCSSDISDSGKYSSGSFCSCKSSSNSRYSDNEGCGSYTRCWRFPSPQKSSCGRHSSYSDTSVSSTSSYMSYASPTSNNHGRNHLLCCCKRKSKTDERHKCKHRKHKCIFTSDDTDEDYLCHSRIHRTRNCTQRGTIKYQRCSRHKVLRIRDRSKHSRSRHQHFGKAHSRSSSYHKSKSGSTSDSRSSERSSSSRISRGSSSGSFSKETDYCDNKTKEDAERGCNAEPGKAETAHYNSLNVNSQSKNFATCSSKNLAKDICGKRKSMTAKLLLERVQSKKTQEQMHDSEKFSNISGVELKDDSQSHFALQFSSSVDDIAMLPLPEKVLSMGKNDMGHNEISLLENSVKKNSSEASDITNVTLSPGTDYDHCALKDIIQIETGYQSPSIKRNTAIKEQSNLFISEVQPFIQSCDPVPNDFPGAFPSNRYSAVANSTETKEELHDVNMDLNRAEGSSDSLCDNAMQKYGNTLNDLEVYSKSTSPPLTQQPITFTPEEVDKYRLLQLQAQQHMQKQLLAKHLKVLPAPGPAAFSATPAVPALPVQQQATVTTIHHTLLQRFAVSASVHPHGSHLSLAPLHPLSQAHFAPISLSPLAPALIPTYPALLTGHPLHLVSATPLHPSPLTFPALPHTAYIPALFAPHLNTATPSAIHPNHLVHPLFQGQEPHHYSCSIQTQQLPATKEVFSVSSYLN